The Hymenobacter sp. 5317J-9 genome has a window encoding:
- a CDS encoding lmo0937 family membrane protein, with protein MGNLLYIIAVILIIIWAVSYFGGFYTGGIIHTLLVIAIIAVLLRVISGRSAV; from the coding sequence ATGGGCAACCTCCTGTATATCATCGCCGTCATCCTCATCATCATTTGGGCCGTTAGCTACTTCGGTGGCTTCTACACGGGCGGCATCATCCACACCCTGTTGGTCATTGCCATCATCGCAGTGCTCCTGCGCGTTATCAGCGGCCGAAGCGCCGTCTAA